The following are from one region of the Salvia hispanica cultivar TCC Black 2014 chromosome 1, UniMelb_Shisp_WGS_1.0, whole genome shotgun sequence genome:
- the LOC125206893 gene encoding pentatricopeptide repeat-containing protein At1g77360, mitochondrial-like — MRNSRKRSQDEDSSSSSSSKLDRHKKPHHHRYPDFNFGDSYNQFTPHLDSGHRVFGKRSNSAPYHEAPSVAPKLKILCEIVAKTPATAVERVLEESGVRVSPEDVVKVLKLSYDCPGSAVKFFRWASLQLNERHSAQAWDLIVDLLGRNCLFEAMWDAIKSMRKEFLLSMATFKSVFDNYVVSDRVQDAITSFEVMDQYGIPSDVAALNCLLYAICSRGKTRLAEKYFRIVKERVRVDAETYAILLEGWEREREVGRARITFSEMVSDIGWDKRNARAYDSFLCTLIEGPDGMREAMKDFSAMTERGCYPGMKFFKFAIDESVRKSDVRSAKVVWDAIVGKNICLPNAAMYKSLISLFCSTRDFDAAEKLLDEMVYYQAFPDSETYGVLFHSLIEHKRLREAIPVFKEMIKNEFVPMHQDCCAAVKTYIASGDPHMGLKVWRCMIESYTFDLDETGNLLVVGLRDMNRLPEAVKCGEDMIERGIKLNSATLTKLKQSLSKIGKTFAYEELLCKWKSY; from the coding sequence atGAGGAACTCAAGGAAAAGATCGCAAGACGAAGATTCGTCCTCTTCATCATCGTCTAAACTCGACCGACACAAAAAACCCCATCACCACCGATATCccgattttaattttggggACTCCTACAATCAATTCACCCCGCATCTCGATTCCGGCCACCGTGTATTTGGTAAGCGATCTAATTCCGCTCCGTATCATGAAGCACCTTCTGTAGCCCCAAAGCTGAAAATTTTGTGTGAAATTGTCGCTAAAACCCCTGCTACGGCTGTGGAGAGAGTGCTAGAAGAATCTGGTGTTAGGGTTTCTCCGGAAGACGTGGTGAAGGTGCTTAAATTGAGTTACGATTGCCCGGGGTCTGCGGTGAAATTTTTCCGGTGGGCGAGTTTGCAGTTGAATGAAAGGCATAGTGCTCAGGCGTGGgatttgattgttgatttgtTGGGGAGGAATTGCTTGTTTGAAGCAATGTGGGATGCAATTAAGTCCATGAGGAAAGAATTTTTGCTCTCCATGGCTACTTTTAAGTCTGTATTCGATAATTATGTGGTTTCTGATCGCGTGCAGGATGCTATTACTAGTTTTGAGGTCATGGATCAATACGGCATTCCAAGTGATGTTGCAGCTTTGAACTGCTTGCTATATGCAATCTGCAGTCGTGGAAAGACTCGACTGGCTGAGAAATATTTTCGGATTGTCAAGGAGAGGGTCAGGGTTGATGCTGAAACGTATGCGATACTACTTGAGGGTTGGGAGAGGGAAAGGGAAGTGGGCAGAGCGCGGATTACTTTCTCTGAAATGGTGAGTGATATTGGATGGGATAAGAGGAATGCACGTGCTTATGATTCGTTCCTGTGTACTCTGATTGAGGGTCCGGATGGAATGCGTGAAGCGATGAAGGATTTTAGTGCGATGACTGAAAGGGGGTGTTATCCCGGGATGAAGTTTTTCAAGTTTGCTATTGATGAATCTGTTAGGAAGAGTGATGTCAGATCAGCTAAGGTAGTTTGGGATGCGATTGTGGGGAAGAACATTTGTCTTCCAAATGCAGCGATGTACAAATCGTTGATTTCATTGTTTTGCAGTACAAGGGATTTTGATGCAGCTGAGAAGTTATTAGATGAGATGGTTTATTACCAAGCGTTTCCTGATTCAGAGACCTATGGTGTACTGTTCCATAGCTTGATCGAGCACAAACGGCTCAGAGAGGCCATTCCGGTGTTCAAGGAGATgattaaaaatgagtttgtgCCTATGCATCAAGACTGCTGTGCAGCAGTCAAGACGTACATAGCTTCCGGGGATCCCCATATGGGACTCAAGGTGTGGCGGTGTATGATTGAGAGTTACACTTTTGATTTGGATGAAACTGGCAACTTGTTGGTTGTGGGGCTTCGCGACATGAACCGGCTTCCAGAAGCAGTGAAGTGTGGCGAGGATATGATTGAAAGGGGGATCAAGTTGAACTCGGCCACGCTTACAAAGTTGAAGCAAAGCCTTTCTAAAATAGGGAAAACGTTTGCCTATGAGGAACTATTGTGTAAGTGGAAGAGTTACTAA
- the LOC125202700 gene encoding probable serine/threonine-protein kinase PBL7: MGFSRNSCIDATEPPQFHVKTQALCGDQLLYDCESSELDDCEVKFKSLLHKMFWDFGLGCVIPRRQRRSSGKNGEKGGRGLDHNKAWLLAESGGCGAEEPHSVHSSFRFSLCSQVELESMAVNRSNTATVLMVNLDSGVLTDSKSEDLKWRRIESLERRISPLAHSLIRFSYSDILSATRNFSKGRVLGRGALSCVFRGRVGFMRRAVAIKRLERDDKESSKAFCRELMIASSLHNPHIVPLVGFCLDAEMGLFLVYKYVSGGSLERSLHGKKRGCPALPWLVRYKVAVGIAEAIDYLHNGTERCVVHRDIKPSNILVSSRKTPKLCDFGLATWTPAPSVPFLCKTVKGTFGYLAPEYFQHGKVSDKTDVYAFGVVLLELITGRKPIESSRGPGEENLVQWAKPLLQQGGVEKLLDPRLVLTLKSTSQVTRMARAAAACINNESRRPEMGEIVTILKGDESGALTRNKTLKNSVNDSHIELLRTKSEMKNHFALAMLGVDLDDEDSLDRR; this comes from the exons ATGGGGTTTTCAAGAAATAGTTGCATCGACGCCACGGAGCCTCCGCAATTTCATGTAAAGACTCAAGCTTTATGTGGTGATCAGTTGTTGTATGACTGCGAGAGCTCTGAATTGGACGATTGCGAGGTAAAGTTCAAGTCTTTGCTGCATAAGATGTTCTGGGATTTCGGTCTGGGCTGTGTGATCCCCCGCCGCCAGCGGCGGAGCTCCGGCAAGAATGGGGAGAAGGGTGGGCGGGGTTTGGACCACAACAAGGCCTGGCTGCTGGCGGAGTCCGGCGGCTGCGGGGCGGAGGAGCCGCACTCGGTTCACTCCTCTTTCAGGTTCAGCTTGTGCTCTCAGGTTGAGCTGGAGTCCATGGCTGTGAATCGAAGCAATACTGCCACAGTTTTGATGGTGAATTTGGATAGTGGTGTGTTGACTGATTCAAAATCAGAAGATTTGaaatggagaagaattgaGTCTTTGGAGAGGAGAATTTCCCCCCTGGCTCATTCTCTGATTAGGTTCAGCTACTCTGATATCCTCTCTGCCACCAGAAATTTCTCCAAAG GTAGGGTGTTGGGGAGAGGGGCATTGAGCTGTGTGTTTAGAGGGAGAGTGGGATTCATGAGGCGTGCTGTGGCGATCAAGAGGTTGGAGAGGGACGATAAGGAGTCTTCCAAGGCGTTTTGCAGGGAATTGATGATTGCTAGCTCTTTGCATAACCCTCACATTGTTCCACTGGTAGGGTTCTGTTTAGATGCTGAGATGGGCTTGTTTTTGGTGTACAAGTACGTCTCCGGTGGAAGCTTGGAACGATCCTTGCACG GGAAGAAGAGGGGTTGTCCAGCTCTGCCATGGCTGGTTAGGTACAAGGTCGCAGTGGGGATTGCTGAGGCAATCGACTACTTGCACAATGGAACGGAAAGATGTGTTGTTCACAGGGACATAAAGCCCTCAAACATCCTCGTTTCCTCCAGGAAGACGCCCAAA TTGTGTGACTTTGGCTTGGCAACATGGACTCCTGCGCCTTCGGTGCCATTCCTTTGCAAAACCGTTAAAGGAACATTTGG ATACTTGGCACCGGAATACTTCCAGCATGGGAAAGTGTCGGATAAAACTGATGTTTACGCCTTTGGCGTCGTGCTCTTGGAACTCATCACTGGTAGGAAGCCGATTGAATCCAGCAGAGGGCCGGGAGAAGAGAATCTGGTTCAATGG GCAAAGCCCCTATTGCAGCAAGGAGGTGTAGAAAAACTGCTAGATCCACGGCTCGTACTCACCCTGAAGAGCACGAGTCAAGTCACACGGATGGCACGAGCTGCAGCTGCCTGCATAAACAACGAGTCGAGGAGGCCGGAGATGGGAGAGATTGTCACGATATTAAAAGGAGACGAATCCGGTGCCTTAACCAGAAACAAGACTCTCAAGAATAGTGTGAATGATTCTCACATTGAGTTGCTGCGGACAAAGagtgaaatgaaaaatcacTTCGCCTTGGCCATGCTCGGAGTTGATCTCGACGACGAAGACAGCCTTGATCGCCGGTGA
- the LOC125202701 gene encoding polcalcin Ole e 3-like, with protein sequence MADDDPQDVADRERLFKHFDANGDGQISASELGDALKTLGCVTPEEVQNMMVEIDSDGDGFISYEEFTTFARANRGLVKDVAKIF encoded by the coding sequence atggcCGATGATGATCCACAAGATGTAGCTGACCGCGAGCGGCTCTTCAAGCACTTCGATGCCAACGGTGACGGCCAGATCTCGGCCAGCGAGCTCGGCGACGCCCTCAAGACGCTCGGCTGCGTCACCCCCGAAGAAGTCCAGAACATGATGGTCGAAATCGACTCTGATGGCGACGGCTTCATCTCCTACGAAGAGTTCACCACCTTTGCTCGTGCAAATAGGGGACTAGTCAAGGATGTGGCCAAGATATTCTaa